Proteins encoded by one window of Salarias fasciatus chromosome 1, fSalaFa1.1, whole genome shotgun sequence:
- the LOC115386812 gene encoding alpha-2Db adrenergic receptor-like, whose protein sequence is MDLSDVFTPVLATSPPNSSLENVNQTSSSSRPPSLPPHSQVASVCIVLVVTVIILGTVVGNVLVVVAVFTSRALRAPQNLFLVSLASADILVATLVIPFSLANEVMGYWYFGSTWCSFYLALDVLFCTSSIVHLCAISLDRYWSVTKAVSYNRKRTPKRIKAMISVVWLISIVISSPPLLMTQKETMSESEDGNDRQVCLLNNQTWYILSSCLVSFFAPGIIMILVYCKIYRVAKQRASTVFVAKNVMERQPSQSETCFAGPNRTFQRKGASCGKAQYELESPRPPIRNSSSNIDSNSSNHKRGELDDIDLEEKFCEADAKSSSSFTSSLRFPRRAAMKVKTEEGADADGTTNRLKPPPPPPSCASISWASSDQCSHHLLLPSPVPMRSRQMSLSKNKVAQMREKRFTFVLAVVMGVFVLCWFPFFFTYSLQAVCRENCSIPDTLFNIFFWIGYCNSSLNPIIYTIFNRDFRRAFKKILFHTHKRT, encoded by the exons ATGGACCTATCGGATGTGTTCACTCCCGTACTGGCCACTTCGCCGCCAAACTCCTCGCTGGAGAATGTCAACCAGACGTCCTCCTCGTCCAGACCTCCTTCTCTACCTCCTCACTCGCAGGTGGCGTCGGTGTGCATCGTGCTGGTGGTCACGGTCATCATCCTGGGGACCGTGGTGGGCAACGTGCTGGTCGTGGTGGCGGTGTTCACCAGCCGAGCACTGAGGGCGCCGCAGAACCTCTTCCTGGTGTCTCTGGCTTCGGCGGACATCCTGGTGGCAACGCTGGTCATCCCCTTCTCATTGGCCAATGAG gtcaTGGGTTACTGGTATTTTGGTTCCACCTGGTGTTCCTTCTACCTGGCCCTGGATGTCCTCTTCTGCACTTCATCCATCGTCCATCTCTGCGCCATCAGCCTCGACCGTTACTGGTCCGTCACGAAGGCGGTGAGCTACAACCGCAAGCGGACTCCCAAGCGGATCAAGGCAATGATCAGCGTTGTGTGGCTCATTTCCATCGTCAtctcctcgccgccgctcctcaTGACCCAGAAAGAGACGATGTCAGAAAGCGAGGACGGGAATGACAGGCAGGTGTGTCTGCTCAACAACCAGACCTGGTacatcctctcctcctgcctggtGTCCTTCTTTGCGCCGGGCATCATCATGATTCTTGTCTACTGCAAGATCTACCGTGTCGCCAAGCAGCGGGCCTCCACCGTGTTTGTGGCGAAGAACGTGATGGAGCGGCAGCCATCGCAGTCCGAGACATGCTTCGCTGGCCCCAATAGGACTTTCCAAAGAAAGGGGGCCAGCTGCGGAAAGGCACAATATGAGTTAGAAAGCCCGAGGCCTCCAATCAGAAATAGCTCCTCCAATATtgacagcaacagcagcaatcACAAGCGAGGAGAGCTGGACGACATAGACCTGGAGGAGAAGTTCTGCGAAGCTGACGCAAAATCATCCTCTTCGTTTACTTCCTCTCTCCGCTTCCCAAGGAGAGCTGCCATGAAAGTGAAGACGGAGGAGGGAGCGGACGCTGACGGAACAACCAACAGGTTGaaacctccccctcctcctccttcctgcgcCTCCATATCGTGGGCATCGTCCGACCAGTGCTCCCACCACTTACTCCTCCCATCTCCGGTGCCCATGCGCAGCCGGCAGATGTCTCTGTCCAAAAACAAAGTGGCACAAATGAGGGAGAAGCGTTTCACATTTGTCCTGGCAGTGGTGATGGGCGTGTtcgttctctgctggttcccgTTCTTCTTCACTTACAGCCTCCAagctgtctgcagagagaactgCTCCATCCCCGACACACTCTTCAACATCTTCTTCTGGATCGGTTACTGCAATAGCTCCCTGAACCCCATCATATACACTATTTTTAACCGAGATTTCCGGAGGGCCTTCAAGAAGATTTTATTCCACACTCATAAACGGACATAA